A genome region from Myxocyprinus asiaticus isolate MX2 ecotype Aquarium Trade chromosome 12, UBuf_Myxa_2, whole genome shotgun sequence includes the following:
- the orc4 gene encoding origin recognition complex subunit 4 isoform X2: MSKRRSAAFTEAQCVSMAQKVMRERLCHQNLPDQPVGLESQHKHLLELLRRTAVHGESNSVLIVGPRGAGKSMLLGCVLKELMQLKEVQKNVLLVELNGLLQTDDKIALREITRQLHLENVVGDKVFGSFAENMAFLLEALKRGDKCSSRPVLFVLDEFDLFAHHKNQTLLYNLLDVSQSAQAPVAVVGLTCRLDALELLEKRVKSRFSHRQIHLFSSLSFGQYVDVVRSHLSLPQDFPYPKFSKEWNHNITKLCEEKSVQEILQRHFNSSKDLRSLHMLLFVAVSRVSGSNWTLRDVDLLEASRLILADSKANILHGLSILELCLIIAMKHLNDTYGGEPFNFQMVHNGV, from the exons ATGAGTAAACGTAGATCAGCTGCTTTCACTGAAGCACAGTGCGTCTCTATG GCACAAAAAGTTATGCGTGAGAGACTGTGTCACCAGAATCTTCCAGATCAGCCCGTTGGTCTGGAGTCTCAGCACAA GCATTTGTTGGAGTTATTAAGGCGTACTGCTGTACATGGAGAAAGTAACTCTGTCCTCATTGTTGGGCCACGAGGAGCCGGTAAATCTATG ctcctGGGTTGTGTCTTAAAAGAGCTCATGCAACTGAAGGAAGTGCAGAAGAATGTTCTTCTAGTGGAGTTGAACG GTCTTCTGCAGACAGATGACAAAATCGCTCTGAGAGAAATCACTCGCCAGCTGCACTTGGAGAACGTCGTAGGAGACAAAGTGTTT GGGAGCTTTGCAGAAAATATGGCTTTTCTTTTGGAAGCTCTGAAGAGAG GTGATAAGTGCAGCAGTCGTCCTGTGCTGTTCGTTTTGGATGAGTTTGATCTGTTTGCACATCATAAGAACCAAACATTACTCTATAACCTGTTAGATGTGTCGCAGTCTGCGCAGGCACCAGTGGCTGTGGTGGGACTCACCTGCAGACTG GACGCGTTGGAGCTCTTGGAGAAACGAGTGAAGTCTCGATTCTCTCACAGGCAGATTCATCTCTTCAGCTCACTCTCGTTCGGTCAGTATGTGGATGTGGTTCGGTCTCACCTCAGTTTACCTCAAGACTTCCCATATCCCAAATTCTCCAAAGAGTGGAACCACAACATCACG aaattatgTGAAGAGAAATCAGTGCAGGAGATTTTACAGAGACACTTCAACTCCAGTAAAGACTTGCGTTCACTTCACATGCTGCTG TTTGTAGCTGTAAGTCGAGTGTCAGGCTCTAATTGGACTCTTCGTGATGTTGATCTACTGGAGGCCAGTCGACTGATTTTAGCAGATTCTAAAGCGAACATCCTTCATG GTCTGTCTATTCTGGAGCTGTGTTTGATCATCGCCATGAAACATCTGAATGACACTTATGGTGGAGAACCCTTCAACTTTCAGATGGTCCATAATG